A DNA window from Cobetia marina contains the following coding sequences:
- a CDS encoding acyl-CoA thioesterase, whose amino-acid sequence MTDASPTPLESLVTLLGLETLEENLFRGHSQDLGFPQLFGGQVLGQALSAATRTVPSERKVHSLHGYFLRPGDAHKPVVYQVDGVRDGGSFTTRRISAIQNGKTIFFCSASFHGKEEGFTHQLAMPDIESPEQLIEQGARIECYEGHPIEFLRMKAPDTTSEGASSAPPRQRLWFRLSGELPEDDALHRYLLTYSSDFNLLATALGGHGVRFGSPELQMASLDHSLWFHQDVRVNDWLLYEMDSPWAGGARSFSRGSLYNRHGELVASSAQEGLTRLRQRS is encoded by the coding sequence ATGACCGACGCTTCACCGACACCGCTTGAATCACTCGTCACCTTGCTGGGGCTGGAAACTCTGGAAGAGAACCTCTTCCGGGGTCACAGCCAGGATCTCGGCTTTCCACAACTGTTCGGGGGGCAGGTACTTGGCCAAGCGTTGTCCGCCGCGACACGCACCGTCCCCTCGGAACGGAAGGTGCATTCGCTGCATGGCTACTTTCTTCGCCCGGGGGATGCTCACAAGCCAGTCGTCTACCAGGTCGATGGCGTACGTGATGGCGGCAGCTTCACGACCCGACGCATCAGCGCCATCCAGAACGGCAAGACCATCTTCTTCTGCAGCGCCTCCTTCCATGGCAAGGAAGAGGGCTTCACGCATCAGCTCGCCATGCCCGATATCGAATCCCCTGAGCAGTTGATCGAACAGGGGGCACGCATCGAGTGTTACGAGGGCCATCCCATCGAGTTCCTGCGCATGAAGGCCCCGGATACGACAAGCGAGGGCGCGTCATCAGCGCCACCTCGTCAGCGCCTCTGGTTCCGTCTTTCAGGCGAGCTGCCGGAAGATGATGCTCTGCACCGTTATCTCCTGACCTACAGCTCCGACTTCAACCTGCTGGCCACTGCGCTGGGAGGACACGGTGTACGCTTCGGCTCCCCGGAGCTGCAGATGGCCAGCCTGGATCACTCACTCTGGTTCCACCAGGATGTTCGCGTCAACGACTGGTTGCTGTACGAGATGGATAGCCCATGGGCAGGCGGTGCTCGCAGCTTCTCGCGCGGCAGCCTCTACAATCGCCATGGCGAATTGGTCGCGTCAAGCGCTCAGGAAGGGCTGACGCGCCTGCGCCAACGCTCCTGA
- the mltF gene encoding membrane-bound lytic murein transglycosylase MltF: MLKTSLSSLITPLQALLRHSRRWLALVVMALALLLPEKTLIAPPSRLDDVRTRDFLQVVTRNSPTTYYRGRQGPTGFEYELARDFADYLGVSLSMDAEHNIESLTRSVRDDQADFAAATLPLDLSEQGLRFTRPILELQAMVVYRRGMQPPRELEDLVGKRIGVIKGAGTSLILHELQQQLPELSWKETGELEVADLLQRIEEDSLDVAVVYAHQFKLNRLFFPNVENGFTVGDPLTLAWAFPAQGDISLLSAANDFLETRSEDGTLDQLVDQYFGHDDYLEYVGARTFIRQARERLPRYIDTFKQAARDTGIDWKLLAAVGYQESHWQPKATSPTGVRGLMMLTNATAREMNVANRLDPVQSIDGGSRYLVSIKGRLPEGIQEPDRTWMTLAAYNVGLGHLLDARRIVRMKGGNPDHWKDVREALPLLQKRQWYQQVRYGYARGGEPVIYVRNIRRYYEILNYVYRSQQQFYQLNERQITDDEGDNNPFDTVPPIL, encoded by the coding sequence ATGCTCAAGACCTCGCTTTCCTCCCTCATCACGCCCCTGCAAGCACTGCTGCGCCATTCGCGCCGGTGGCTTGCGCTCGTGGTGATGGCGCTGGCCCTGCTGTTGCCGGAAAAGACCCTGATCGCCCCGCCCTCCCGGCTTGACGATGTTCGCACGCGCGACTTCCTTCAGGTGGTGACTCGCAACAGCCCGACCACCTACTACCGTGGCCGTCAGGGCCCCACCGGTTTCGAGTATGAGCTGGCGCGAGACTTTGCCGACTACCTCGGCGTCAGCCTGTCGATGGATGCAGAACACAATATCGAATCCCTCACCCGAAGCGTGCGTGATGATCAGGCCGATTTTGCCGCCGCCACCCTCCCTCTTGACCTGTCAGAGCAGGGGCTGCGCTTCACTCGCCCGATTCTCGAACTGCAGGCGATGGTGGTCTATCGACGCGGAATGCAGCCGCCCAGAGAGCTTGAAGATCTGGTCGGCAAGCGGATCGGCGTCATCAAGGGAGCCGGTACCAGCCTGATTCTGCATGAGCTTCAACAGCAGCTTCCCGAGCTCAGCTGGAAGGAAACCGGCGAACTCGAGGTGGCCGACCTCCTGCAGCGCATCGAGGAAGACAGCCTGGACGTGGCGGTCGTCTACGCCCACCAGTTCAAGCTCAATCGGCTGTTCTTCCCCAATGTGGAGAACGGTTTCACCGTGGGGGACCCATTGACTCTGGCCTGGGCCTTCCCGGCGCAAGGAGATATCTCCTTGCTGAGCGCTGCCAACGATTTTCTCGAGACACGCAGCGAGGACGGCACCCTGGACCAGCTGGTCGACCAGTACTTCGGGCATGATGACTATCTGGAATATGTGGGCGCGCGTACCTTCATCCGCCAGGCACGAGAGCGGCTCCCGCGCTACATCGATACCTTCAAGCAAGCCGCTCGCGATACCGGCATCGATTGGAAACTGCTGGCGGCGGTGGGGTACCAGGAATCCCATTGGCAACCGAAAGCGACGTCACCTACCGGGGTACGTGGGCTGATGATGCTGACCAACGCCACCGCCCGCGAGATGAACGTGGCCAATCGTTTGGACCCCGTCCAGAGTATCGATGGCGGGTCACGCTATCTTGTGAGTATAAAGGGACGTCTTCCCGAAGGAATTCAGGAGCCGGACCGGACCTGGATGACATTGGCAGCCTACAATGTCGGTCTCGGGCACCTGCTGGATGCCAGGCGCATCGTGCGCATGAAGGGTGGCAACCCCGACCACTGGAAGGATGTGCGCGAGGCGCTGCCTCTGCTGCAGAAACGCCAATGGTATCAACAGGTACGTTATGGCTATGCCCGCGGTGGTGAGCCTGTCATCTATGTACGCAACATCCGGCGGTATTATGAAATACTCAACTATGTTTACCGCAGTCAGCAGCAGTTCTATCAGCTGAATGAGCGCCAGATAACCGATGATGAAGGGGACAACAATCCCTTCGATACCGTCCCCCCGATCCTGTGA
- the purL gene encoding phosphoribosylformylglycinamidine synthase gives MLELRGAPALSAFRHSRLLAALRELVPEVESLHAEYLHLAEVDGELSSTDRTTLERLLDYGPSRDESSPEGHLFLVVPRLGTLSPWSSKATDIAANCGLPQVRRLERGIAYRIKLDAPLSEELFATLSSRLHDRMTETVLTRTQDAARLFQHQAPAKLAHVDILGGGRDALVQANGSLGLALADDEIDYLVESFKTLGRNPADIELMMFAQANSEHCRHKIFNADWTIDGEAQSHSLFKMIKNTYQHHPDGVLSAYSDNAAVMAGPTAGRYFPTGEGHIYTYHQEPINILMKVETHNHPTAIAPYPGAATGAGGEIRDEGATGVGSKPKAGLTGFSVSNLRIPGFEQPWEHDYGKPERIKTAYDIMLEGPIGGAAFNNEFGRPNLNGYFRTYEQDAFGAGGIERRGYHKPIMLAGGYGNIRSQHVEKGDIPVGAKLIVMGGPAMLIGLGGGAASSMASGSSSEDLDFASVQRDNAEMERRVQEVIDRCWALDDKNPICFIHDVGAGGLSNALPELVKDGGRGGLFDLRAVPSAESGMSPLEIWCNESQERYVLAVAPENLATFEALCERERCLYAVVGEALEEHELIVKDGHFDTRPVDLPMDVLFGKPPKMSRSFERQALELPALALDNLDPREAMTRVLQLPTVASKKFLITIGDRSITGMVARDQMVGPWQVPVADCAVTTSSLDSHVGEAMAMGERTPVALISPAASARLAVAEVITNLAAAPIAKLSDIKLSANWMSAADHTGENQALFDAVHAVGMELCPALDLTIPVGKDSMSMRTAWQDENGEDKSITAPLSLVMTGFAPVTDAMRTLTPQLRRTLNGEAVETDLILIDLGHGAHRLGGSALAQVYGQVGNDAPDLAKPEDLKHFFEAIQRFNVEGKLLAYHDRSDGGLLTTLMEMSFAGRVGLDISLDWTAAEPGQATGALFAEELGAVVQVRREHTESILAELKAVGLEHSGVIATPRHDEQINITLLGQNLLSTTRASAERLWAETSYRMQAARDNADCAKSEFESINDVRDPGLSVQATFDVNEDIAAPYLNTGARPRMAILREQGVNGQLEMAASFDRAGFEAVDVHMSDILEGRVDLDTMRGLVACGGFSYGDVLGAGGGWAKSVLFNARAREQFERFFQRDDSFALGVCNGCQMLSQLKELIPGAEAWPRFVRNESEQFEARVAMVEVEKSASLFLDGMEGSRLPIAIAHGEGRAEFRDSAHLRKMQSSGQVALRYVDNYGQTTTRYPANPNGSPSGITGLTTNDGRVTIMMPHPERVARAVTNSWRPDDWEQDGAWLRMFRNARRWVD, from the coding sequence ATGCTCGAACTGCGAGGCGCGCCTGCCCTTTCCGCCTTCCGTCACTCCCGTCTACTGGCTGCATTGCGCGAGCTGGTGCCGGAGGTGGAATCCCTTCATGCCGAGTACCTGCATCTGGCCGAGGTCGATGGTGAACTGAGCAGTACCGACCGGACCACGCTCGAGCGTCTGCTGGACTACGGCCCCAGTCGCGACGAGAGCTCTCCCGAAGGTCATCTCTTCCTCGTCGTTCCCCGCCTCGGCACGCTGTCGCCCTGGTCTTCCAAGGCCACCGACATCGCTGCCAACTGTGGTCTCCCGCAAGTCCGCCGCCTCGAACGTGGCATCGCCTATCGCATCAAGCTCGACGCCCCTCTGAGCGAAGAACTCTTCGCCACGCTGTCTTCCCGCCTGCACGACCGCATGACCGAAACGGTGCTGACGCGTACTCAGGACGCGGCGCGCCTCTTCCAGCATCAGGCCCCGGCAAAGCTTGCTCATGTCGACATCCTCGGCGGTGGTCGTGACGCACTGGTGCAGGCCAATGGCTCTCTGGGCCTGGCACTGGCGGATGACGAGATCGATTATCTGGTCGAGTCCTTCAAGACTCTGGGCCGCAATCCTGCCGACATCGAACTGATGATGTTCGCCCAGGCGAACTCCGAGCATTGCCGCCACAAGATCTTCAATGCGGACTGGACCATCGACGGCGAAGCGCAGTCGCACTCGCTGTTCAAGATGATCAAGAACACCTACCAGCATCATCCGGATGGCGTGCTGTCCGCCTACAGTGACAATGCCGCCGTCATGGCAGGCCCGACCGCCGGGCGTTACTTCCCGACAGGCGAAGGTCACATCTATACCTACCATCAGGAACCGATCAACATCCTGATGAAGGTCGAGACTCACAACCACCCGACCGCCATCGCCCCCTATCCGGGCGCCGCGACCGGTGCCGGTGGCGAGATTCGTGATGAAGGCGCGACCGGTGTCGGCTCCAAGCCGAAAGCGGGTCTGACCGGCTTCAGCGTCTCCAACCTGCGTATCCCGGGCTTCGAACAGCCGTGGGAGCACGACTACGGCAAGCCGGAGCGCATCAAGACCGCCTACGACATCATGCTCGAAGGTCCGATCGGTGGCGCTGCCTTCAACAACGAATTCGGCCGCCCCAACCTCAACGGCTACTTCCGTACCTATGAGCAGGATGCCTTCGGCGCCGGTGGCATCGAGCGTCGCGGCTATCACAAGCCGATCATGCTGGCGGGCGGCTACGGCAACATCCGCAGCCAGCACGTCGAGAAGGGCGACATTCCGGTCGGTGCCAAGCTGATCGTGATGGGTGGCCCGGCGATGCTGATCGGTCTGGGTGGCGGTGCCGCCTCTTCCATGGCCTCCGGCAGCTCCAGCGAAGACCTCGACTTCGCCTCCGTGCAGCGTGACAACGCCGAGATGGAGCGTCGCGTGCAGGAAGTCATCGATCGCTGCTGGGCGCTGGATGACAAGAACCCGATCTGCTTCATCCACGATGTCGGCGCGGGCGGTCTGTCCAACGCACTGCCGGAGCTGGTCAAGGATGGCGGTCGCGGTGGTCTGTTCGATCTGCGCGCCGTGCCGAGCGCCGAATCCGGCATGAGCCCGCTGGAAATCTGGTGCAACGAATCCCAGGAGCGCTACGTGCTGGCGGTGGCGCCGGAGAATCTGGCCACCTTCGAAGCGCTGTGCGAGCGTGAGCGCTGCCTCTACGCCGTGGTCGGGGAAGCACTGGAAGAGCACGAGCTGATCGTCAAGGACGGTCACTTCGATACGCGTCCGGTCGACCTGCCGATGGACGTGCTGTTCGGCAAGCCGCCCAAGATGTCACGCAGCTTCGAGCGTCAGGCGCTGGAACTGCCGGCACTGGCACTGGACAACCTCGACCCGCGTGAAGCGATGACCCGTGTGCTGCAGCTGCCCACCGTCGCCTCCAAGAAATTCCTGATCACCATCGGTGACCGCTCGATCACCGGCATGGTCGCGCGTGACCAGATGGTCGGTCCGTGGCAGGTACCGGTGGCGGATTGCGCCGTCACCACCAGCTCCCTCGACAGCCACGTCGGTGAAGCGATGGCGATGGGCGAGCGCACGCCGGTCGCGCTGATCTCGCCGGCCGCCTCCGCGCGTCTGGCCGTGGCCGAGGTGATCACCAACCTCGCTGCCGCGCCGATCGCCAAGCTGTCTGACATCAAGCTCTCCGCCAACTGGATGAGCGCTGCCGATCACACCGGCGAGAATCAGGCGCTGTTTGATGCCGTCCACGCCGTCGGCATGGAACTGTGCCCGGCGCTGGATCTGACCATTCCGGTCGGCAAGGACTCGATGTCCATGCGTACCGCCTGGCAGGACGAGAACGGCGAAGACAAGTCGATCACCGCGCCGCTGTCGCTGGTGATGACAGGCTTCGCGCCGGTCACCGACGCCATGCGTACCCTCACGCCGCAGCTGCGTCGCACGCTGAATGGCGAGGCCGTGGAGACGGACCTGATCCTGATCGATCTCGGCCATGGCGCTCACCGTCTCGGTGGCTCCGCGCTGGCGCAGGTCTATGGACAGGTCGGCAATGACGCGCCGGATCTTGCCAAGCCGGAAGACCTCAAGCACTTCTTCGAGGCCATCCAGCGCTTCAATGTCGAAGGCAAGCTGCTGGCCTATCACGACCGCAGCGACGGTGGCCTGTTGACCACCCTGATGGAAATGTCCTTCGCGGGGCGTGTCGGTCTCGACATCTCCCTCGACTGGACCGCCGCCGAGCCGGGTCAGGCCACCGGCGCGCTGTTCGCGGAAGAGCTGGGTGCCGTGGTGCAGGTGCGTCGCGAGCACACCGAGTCCATTCTCGCCGAGCTCAAGGCCGTGGGTCTCGAGCACAGTGGCGTGATCGCCACGCCGCGTCATGATGAGCAGATCAACATCACGCTGCTGGGCCAGAACCTGCTCTCCACCACGCGTGCCAGTGCCGAGCGTCTGTGGGCCGAGACCAGCTATCGCATGCAGGCCGCGCGTGACAACGCCGATTGTGCCAAGAGCGAATTCGAGTCCATCAACGACGTGCGTGATCCGGGCCTCTCCGTCCAGGCCACCTTCGACGTCAACGAGGACATCGCGGCGCCGTACCTGAACACCGGTGCACGTCCGCGCATGGCGATCCTGCGTGAGCAGGGCGTCAATGGTCAGCTCGAGATGGCGGCAAGCTTCGACCGCGCCGGCTTCGAGGCGGTGGACGTCCACATGAGCGACATCCTTGAAGGACGTGTCGATCTGGACACCATGCGGGGTCTGGTCGCCTGTGGCGGCTTCTCCTACGGTGACGTGCTGGGCGCCGGCGGCGGCTGGGCCAAGTCGGTGCTGTTCAATGCGCGTGCGCGTGAACAGTTCGAGCGCTTCTTCCAGCGTGACGACAGCTTCGCGCTGGGCGTCTGCAACGGTTGCCAGATGCTCTCCCAGCTCAAGGAGCTGATCCCGGGGGCCGAGGCCTGGCCGCGCTTCGTGCGCAACGAGTCCGAGCAGTTCGAGGCGCGTGTCGCGATGGTCGAGGTCGAGAAGAGTGCCTCGCTGTTCCTCGATGGCATGGAAGGCTCGCGCCTGCCGATCGCCATCGCGCATGGTGAAGGGCGTGCCGAGTTCCGCGACAGCGCTCACCTGCGCAAGATGCAGAGCAGCGGCCAGGTGGCACTGCGCTACGTCGACAACTACGGCCAGACCACCACGCGTTATCCGGCCAACCCGAACGGCTCGCCGTCCGGTATCACCGGTCTCACCACCAACGACGGGCGCGTCACCATCATGATGCCGCACCCGGAGCGTGTGGCGCGCGCCGTCACCAACTCCTGGCGTCCGGATGACTGGGAGCAGGATGGCGCCTGGTTGCGCATGTTCCGCAATGCACGTCGTTGGGTCGATTGA
- a CDS encoding GGDEF domain-containing protein — translation MTRRFILMLLGLLAFGVALLGLWPRAGHEANALLLIMLTLQAAGQTAWHWRNLFLSPLFLGMSLLINLVLTCTFLLPESWVGVDHWGALLTALPGDWHVANIRPPILILLACLGLNCCSLLRMRLGFGATIQLAQTTLILIFAIIADPSLSVASMPLVGVERTTLLAFLGLLLAAQWLDLLPALTRMWRRNVLPLAISASITLVCLLAWQQQTKDENNRINQATYVLGDKIATQLSREIDDQLNAMRRFAGFWSLMGQTPSRGEWQRLARNYYNDFNYFQNIAFIDPDSVVTLVFPDKGGNHDLLGVRLFDAQPDTPLRNPLELGIEGHTGIIDLLQGGKGMVSYLPVRNPRDGDILGAIAMVVDLAPLLDQALDAARNDAFAITLSERSNVYIHVGPESRLAPWGHRIPIELPATDLTLGLQPTQHYLAASRGRLPEVTLLTGIMLSYLLFLVVYMYRRVSQEHGIVKQANDALKEEMTRRERLQNEIQWLARHDELTQLPNRRYFLEQVQTFNGQMPLTVMILDIDFFKSINDKLGHLEGDRYLQKIASVSRAPVEAAGGILARFGGEEFVVCIPECPRAVGRTLAEELRRAVQAAGLPQPATDSVVTVSVGMACVARAPLRLEALLQAADEALYRAKSSGRNQVQVAA, via the coding sequence ATGACACGCAGATTCATCTTGATGTTGCTTGGCCTGCTTGCCTTCGGCGTCGCCTTGCTGGGCCTCTGGCCTCGCGCCGGCCACGAAGCCAATGCACTGCTGTTGATCATGCTGACATTGCAGGCGGCAGGACAGACTGCGTGGCACTGGCGCAACCTGTTCCTCAGTCCACTGTTTCTCGGCATGTCCCTGCTCATCAACCTGGTGCTTACCTGCACCTTTCTCTTGCCGGAAAGCTGGGTCGGTGTCGATCATTGGGGCGCGTTGCTGACCGCCCTGCCCGGTGACTGGCATGTCGCCAACATTCGCCCTCCGATTCTGATTCTGCTGGCATGCCTGGGGCTCAACTGCTGTTCTCTCTTGCGGATGCGCCTGGGCTTCGGCGCCACGATACAGCTGGCGCAGACGACTCTCATACTGATCTTCGCCATCATCGCCGACCCGAGTCTCTCCGTGGCCAGCATGCCGCTGGTAGGGGTGGAGCGAACCACGCTGCTTGCCTTCCTGGGCTTGCTTCTGGCTGCACAATGGCTAGATCTGCTGCCAGCGCTCACTCGCATGTGGCGACGCAACGTGCTGCCCCTGGCCATCTCTGCCTCCATCACGCTCGTCTGTCTTCTGGCGTGGCAACAGCAGACCAAGGATGAGAACAACCGCATCAACCAGGCGACCTATGTACTGGGCGACAAGATCGCGACACAGCTCTCACGCGAGATCGATGATCAACTCAATGCCATGCGGCGCTTCGCCGGCTTCTGGAGCCTGATGGGGCAGACACCTTCACGGGGTGAATGGCAACGTCTGGCACGAAATTATTACAATGATTTCAATTACTTCCAGAATATCGCCTTCATTGATCCCGACAGCGTGGTGACTCTGGTATTCCCCGACAAGGGCGGCAACCATGATCTGCTGGGCGTGAGGCTATTTGATGCCCAGCCAGATACTCCCCTGCGCAATCCGCTGGAGCTGGGCATTGAAGGCCACACCGGCATCATCGATCTCCTGCAGGGCGGCAAGGGCATGGTGTCCTACCTGCCTGTGCGCAATCCGCGTGATGGCGACATCCTCGGCGCCATCGCCATGGTGGTAGATCTGGCACCGCTGCTGGACCAGGCACTGGATGCCGCCCGCAATGATGCCTTTGCCATCACGTTGTCAGAACGCAGCAATGTCTACATTCATGTAGGCCCGGAAAGCCGTCTTGCTCCCTGGGGGCATCGAATCCCCATCGAACTTCCCGCCACGGACCTGACGCTGGGCTTGCAGCCGACGCAGCATTACCTCGCAGCAAGCCGTGGCCGCCTGCCAGAAGTCACGCTCCTGACCGGCATCATGCTCTCGTATCTGCTCTTCCTGGTGGTCTACATGTACCGCCGCGTCTCCCAGGAGCATGGCATCGTCAAGCAAGCCAACGATGCCCTGAAGGAAGAGATGACGCGCCGAGAGCGACTGCAGAACGAGATACAATGGCTGGCACGTCATGATGAGCTGACCCAGCTCCCCAATCGCCGTTATTTCCTCGAGCAGGTGCAGACCTTCAATGGCCAGATGCCACTGACGGTGATGATACTGGACATCGATTTCTTCAAATCGATCAACGACAAGCTGGGGCACCTCGAGGGCGATCGCTATCTGCAGAAGATAGCCTCGGTATCGCGAGCGCCTGTCGAGGCAGCGGGAGGGATTCTGGCACGTTTCGGCGGCGAGGAATTCGTCGTCTGCATCCCCGAATGCCCTCGTGCTGTCGGCCGGACGCTCGCGGAAGAGCTGCGTCGTGCCGTACAGGCGGCAGGTCTCCCCCAGCCTGCCACGGACAGTGTCGTCACCGTCTCGGTTGGCATGGCCTGCGTGGCCAGAGCACCTCTGCGACTGGAAGCACTGCTCCAGGCGGCGGATGAGGCGCTGTATCGCGCCAAGTCCAGTGGGCGCAATCAGGTCCAGGTCGCCGCCTGA
- the tadA gene encoding tRNA adenosine(34) deaminase TadA, whose amino-acid sequence MPRKDQYYMHRALDQARLALEAGEVPVGAVVVNPQGEIIGSGFNAPVGTPDPTAHAEIQALRSAAARLGNYRLDDCTLYVTLEPCMMCSGALIHARVARVVYGAAEPKTGMVESRANLFVQPWHNHQVQIEGGVLAAQAKRLLKQFFAERRAAALPTDASP is encoded by the coding sequence ATGCCTCGCAAGGATCAGTACTACATGCACCGCGCCCTGGATCAGGCGCGGCTGGCATTGGAGGCCGGAGAGGTGCCGGTGGGGGCCGTCGTGGTGAACCCACAGGGGGAGATCATCGGGAGCGGGTTCAATGCCCCGGTGGGGACTCCGGATCCGACGGCACACGCCGAGATTCAGGCACTGCGTTCAGCAGCGGCCAGGCTTGGCAACTATCGGCTTGATGACTGCACGCTCTATGTCACCCTCGAGCCCTGCATGATGTGCAGTGGCGCCCTGATCCATGCCCGTGTGGCGCGCGTGGTATATGGTGCCGCTGAGCCGAAGACGGGGATGGTGGAGTCTCGGGCCAACCTCTTCGTGCAGCCGTGGCATAACCATCAGGTACAGATAGAAGGTGGGGTGCTGGCTGCCCAGGCGAAACGCCTGCTCAAGCAGTTCTTTGCCGAGCGGCGCGCTGCCGCGTTGCCAACCGATGCGTCACCCTGA
- the cobA gene encoding uroporphyrinogen-III C-methyltransferase, producing the protein MSGLIRWKWRDLMASSINSATLGISMARLTEGLLSRREWRAIGGQAPSRADAGAITPAWDGLLPGQVALVGAGPGDPDLMTLKAWRMLNAADAVVYDRLVGDEILAQLPMHCERYYVGKACGNHSVPQDEIGALMVRLAKEGMRVVRLKGGDPGIFGRMGEELAALDEAGITRHVVPGITAAAGAAASLGMPLTDRTHAQRLRFVTAQLCNRNDQPEWQQLARRDETLLFYMGLNRLDTICDELQRHGLPSDWPMMLVANASLPEQQALHGTLGDMVARLAECPLPTPCLIIVGSVCEMAAGRDLVMAAAMAHSSEREARVA; encoded by the coding sequence ATGAGCGGACTGATTCGTTGGAAATGGCGTGACCTGATGGCGTCGAGCATCAATTCAGCAACCCTCGGCATCTCCATGGCACGGCTGACGGAAGGCTTGCTGTCGCGTCGCGAGTGGCGTGCCATTGGCGGACAGGCACCATCACGGGCTGATGCCGGGGCCATCACGCCTGCCTGGGACGGGCTTCTTCCGGGGCAGGTCGCGTTGGTCGGAGCCGGGCCGGGGGATCCGGATCTGATGACGCTCAAGGCCTGGAGAATGCTCAATGCAGCGGATGCCGTGGTCTATGATCGCCTGGTCGGTGACGAGATTCTGGCTCAGCTCCCGATGCACTGTGAGCGCTATTACGTCGGCAAGGCCTGCGGCAATCACAGCGTACCCCAGGACGAGATCGGCGCGCTGATGGTGCGTCTGGCCAAGGAGGGTATGCGTGTGGTCAGGCTCAAGGGCGGGGATCCCGGTATCTTCGGTCGCATGGGAGAAGAGCTGGCGGCACTTGATGAGGCTGGCATCACCCGTCATGTCGTTCCCGGCATCACCGCGGCCGCCGGTGCGGCAGCTTCGCTGGGCATGCCGCTCACCGACAGGACTCATGCTCAGCGGCTGCGATTCGTGACCGCCCAGCTGTGCAACCGGAATGACCAGCCCGAATGGCAGCAGCTGGCACGCCGGGATGAAACGTTGCTCTTCTATATGGGGCTGAATCGCCTCGACACCATCTGTGATGAGCTGCAGCGCCATGGTCTGCCGTCAGACTGGCCGATGATGCTGGTGGCCAATGCGAGCCTCCCCGAGCAGCAGGCCTTGCACGGCACCCTGGGTGACATGGTGGCTCGTCTGGCAGAATGCCCGCTGCCGACACCCTGCCTGATCATCGTGGGCAGCGTATGCGAGATGGCAGCGGGGCGAGACCTCGTGATGGCTGCGGCCATGGCACATTCCTCAGAGCGCGAAGCGCGTGTCGCCTGA